A genome region from Scomber japonicus isolate fScoJap1 chromosome 15, fScoJap1.pri, whole genome shotgun sequence includes the following:
- the LOC128374596 gene encoding major histocompatibility complex class I-related gene protein-like, producing MNRILLFLLFCHVSTPVQHSLKFDYTASSGVKNIPDFVVVVFVDEVPVGHCDSIGMKVEAKLDWAQKLLDDDREHLMWYTDRCLFHLHSYKELTDRLNKIGAVHTFQRMEGCEWDNETGEDNGFAQIGQDGEDFIAFDPKTLTWIAQKPEADYFKHIWDSNRFNNEVWKNDLNQRFPDFLKRYLDLGKSYLLRTDLPSVSLLQKTRSSPVSCFATGFYPNRADIFWRKDGEELHEDVELGEILPNHDGSFQMNVDLNLSSVTSEDWRRYECVFHLSGVKDDIITKLDKTVIKTNCDSPTGPVIGGVIGLLLLLAVCITGVFMWRRRKNGEGQQWT from the exons ATGAATAGGATTCTGTTGTTTCTCCTCTTTTGCCACGTTTCCACTCCAG TCCAGCACTCGCTGAAGTTTGACTACACCGCGTCCTCTGGAGTCAAAAACATCCCAGATTTTGTGGTTGTTGTGTTCGTTGATGAAGTTCCAGTAGGTCACTGTGACAGCATCGGGATGAAAGTAGAAGCTAAACTGGACTGGGCACAAAAACTACTAGATGATGATCGAGAGCACTTGATGTGGTACACCGATAGGTGTCTGTTCCACCTACATAGCTACAAAGAATTAACTGACCGTTTGAATAAAATTGGAG ctGTCCACACCTTCCAGAGGATGGAGGGCTGTGAATGGGACAATGAAACTGGAGAGGATAATGGATTTGCTCAGATTGGTCAAGATGGAGAAGACTTCATAGCATTTGACCCAAAGACACTGACATGGATCGCACAAAAACCAGAAGCTGATTACTTCAAACACATCTGGGACAGTAATAGATTCAACAATGAAGTTTGGAAAAATGACCTCAACCAGCGTTTCCCTGATTTTTTGAAGAGATATTTGGACCTTGGGAAGAGCTATCTGCTGAGAACAG ACCTTCCCTCGGTGTCTCTCCTCCAGAAGACTCGCTCCTCTCCAGTCAGCTGCTTCGCTACAGGTTTCTACCCTAACAGAGCCGACATAttctggaggaaagatggagaggagcttCATGAGGACGTGGAGCTTGGAGAGATCCTCCCCAACCATGATGGATCCTTCCAGATGAATGTTGACCTGAACCTTTCATCAGTCACATCTGAAGACTGGAGGAGGTACGAATGTGTGTTTCATCTCTCTGGTGTGAAGGACGACATCATCACCAAACTGGACAAAACTGTGATCAAGACCAACTGTG ACTCCCCTACTGGTCCTGTTATTGGAGGTGTTATaggactgctgctgctcctggcAGTCTGCATCACTGGCGTCTTCAtgtggagaaggagaaaaaatggTGAGGGACAACAATGGACTTGA